CTCTTCAAGCGGGATCTTTCCCCTTACGAAGACGACGGCGGGCATGTCAAGCATCTGCGCGATCCTGACTACCTGCGCGTTTGTAAGCCCCGTCAGGAGCAGTGAGCCCGGTGAACAGAAGGCAAGCACGTCGCTCATCAGGTCAGATGCATAGGCGTTAGACACTGTTTTTTCATCAGATCCGCCGCCGGCGCTTATATTCCCGGCGCCAAGCAATTCCGCGATCTCGCGTAAAGTCATTATGATCGCCCTCTCCTTAAAAATTTAACTGAAAATTACCTTATCGCCTAAAGAATAACAAAGAAAACCTTTTAATACAAGTGCATCATTGGCACACCGGCCTATAAAGAGTAATATAGGATACGCATCGCGAGAGGAAGTGGCTTTTGTATTATGTTTGCTTTTTACGCAGCGGCTTTCCTGACGCTCGGCGCGTTCGTAGCAGCCGGGACCCTGATGGGCGGCGGAAGCTCCGGCAGCAGAGACTATAACCTCGGCGGACGAAGTTCCTCTTCGGCCGGTGTGGCGGGCATACTGCTCGGCGCCTTGGTAGGCGGGGCCTCTACCGTAGGCACGGTCCAGATGGCCTACAGCAGCGGCATGACGGCAGTGTGGTTCACTCTGGGCGGGGGGATAGGATGTC
Above is a window of Synergistaceae bacterium DNA encoding:
- a CDS encoding transcriptional regulator, producing MTLREIAELLGAGNISAGGGSDEKTVSNAYASDLMSDVLAFCSPGSLLLTGLTNAQVVRIAQMLDMPAVVFVRGKIPLEETVGLAKEAGIPILLTKYSLYEACGILYARGLGPCYKPDAGE